The sequence GGCCGCACATAGGTCAGCTCGGTTTCCTTCGGCTCCGCCTCGATCCACAGATCGGTCGACGACACCAGGCTGAAGGCCGGCTGCGAAGCCGGCAGATACTTGCCGATCTGAAGCGCGTCGACATTGGTGACGACGCCGTCGAACGGCGCCTTGACCACGGAATCGCCGAGGTTGCGCTGCGCATCGTCGACGCCCGACTGGGCCTGCAGATAGAACGGGTTCTTTTCCACCGGCTGGTCGGCGTCGCCGCCCAACTGGGCAAGCGTGGCCTGCGCCTGCGACTTGGCGACCGCCACTTTCTGGCGCGCGGCGACGAGGTCGTGCTGGGCGCTGTCGAAAGACGCCTTGGAGGCGGTGGAGGTCTTGAGCAAGTCCTGCTGCCGCTGGAAGGCAGCCTCGTAATAGGGAATGTCGGCCTCGGCCTGCTCGATCTGCGCCAGCGACTGCTGATAGCTCGCTTGCAGCGTGAGCACCTGGTTGCGTACGGTCCCAAGCTGGGCCTGGGCGGCGGCAAGCGCGGTTTCGAAGGAGGCCGGTCGCAGGCGGAAGAGCACGTCCCCCTTCTTCACCGCCTGGTTCTCGTGCACGTCGATCTCCTGCACGGTGCCGGAGACGTCGGTGGACACGCCGAGCGACTGCGCCTGGATATAGGCATTGTCGGTCGTCATCACCTGGCCGCCGGTGACGTAATAATAGCCGCCGACGACCAGCGCGACGGGAAGCAGGGCAAACAGCACCGGCCGCGTCAGGCTGCGCTTCGGCTTGGCCGGGGCAGGAGGGGCAACGGTGACAGCGGCCGGCTGTGCCCGCGGCTCCTTGGCCGGAGCTTCGAGTGCCGCCGGCGCCAGCGCAGCCGGGGCTTCCAGTTCGTCATTGCCGATAACGACATTGGCGCGTCTCTGTTCGCGTTCGCTGTCCAACCGGATGACCTGGTCGCCGGTCCGACCCGTGGAAGGGTCGTCTTCGGCAGGCTTCTTGGGGGGATGTTGATTCAGCCATGTACTTTCTCCCGGTCGACGGCAGGCTGGGTGCAAGCCGCGAGCAGATTGGATTTGATCAAGGTTAGGGTTTGCAGCAGATGCTGCTGTGTTTCAGGTGAGAGACCGGCAAAGGCCTCGTCTCGTGTTTTCTGGCCGTTGCCGCGGGTCAGCCCCGATGTCCGCGAACGCTGCTCAAACCGCTTTCGAAGCAGGCGCGCGACGTCATGCAGCACGAAGCTGATATTGGGCGAGGAGGACATGGCAGGAGATCAGGATCTACAGACAACTTTTCGTGAGCATGCTTATTATCATCATGCACATAATCCTGCTGGACGGCGCGTGCAAGACGGATTAAGCCGCCCGGAACAAAAATCGCATGGGCCACGGCGCGGAAAAGCCGCCTTGGCGGCGAGCGTTTTCCGGCAAGGATTTCGACGATGAACTGGATCAGGATCGCAGCCGCGACGGCGCTCGTCGGATGTCCGGTCGCGGCGGTTGCAAAGGAGGCGGTCAGCTGCGGCGGTGCCGCCATGCTGGGTGGCGCGCAGCTGAACTGCAGCCACGTCGAACCCACGGCACCGCCGCAATTCTGCACGTTCAGCTGGGCTCTGCACACGATGGCGGGCGATCAGAAAATTGTCGAAGGCACGTTCCTGCTGCCGCCCGGAGCCTCGAACGTCACGATCTACCAGGGCAGTGGTTTCGACAGAGCTCTGTCCAATCCGATCGTGATCTGCCGCGGCAACAAATGAGCTTGTCCGCCAAGGAAGGCTCGCTCCTCAGCCGATTGGTGCTATAGGGCGGATCACGTTATTTTGACCAGGCGCTTTCGGTTGCGGATGCGCCTGCCAATCCCGGACGAACCGACATGGACGGACCCAACCCCGACATCAAGCACCCGATCCCGATGCACACCCGCGTCGGCTTCCTGAAGCCGCTGGTGACGGAGCCTAACATCGAGATCGGCGACTTCACCTATTATGACGACCCGGACGGGCCGGACAAATTCGCGCAGAAATGCGTTCTGCACCACTATCCCTTCATCGGCGACAAGCTCATCATCGGCAAGTTCTGCGCCATCGCCGAAGGCACGCGCTTCATCATGAATGGCGCCAACCACGCAATGTCCGGCTTTTCGACCTATCCGTTCAACATTTTCGGCCATGGCTGGGAAAAGGGCTTTGACCCGGCGACATGGTCGAAGGAGGTGCGCGGCGATACGGTGGTCGGCAGCGATGTCTGGATCGGCATGGAGGCGGTGATCCTGCCCGGTGTGGAAATCGGCCATGGCGCCATCATCGCCGCCAAATCCGTCGTGACGCATGATGTGGCGCCCTATGCGATCGTCGCCGGCAACGCGGCCAAGGTGGTGAAGATGCGTTTCGACGACAGGACGATCAGGCGGCTGCTGGCATTGGCATGGTGGCATTGGCCGGTGGACAAGATCGGCCGCAACCTCGACGCCATCAGGGGCGCCAATATCTCTCTTCTGGAGGCAGCAGCTTGAACGCTCTGAACAGCACTGTGATCAGCACCGACCTGTTCACGCGCGGGTGGATCTTCATCCGCGGCGTGCCGGCGATGAAATTCCTGCCGCCGGAAGGGCCGCCGGAAATCGCCTTTGCCGGCCGCTCCAATGTCGGCAAATCGTCGCTGATCAACGCTCTGGTCAACCAGAAGGGGCTGGCGCGCACCTCCAACACGCCGGGGCGCACGCAGGAGCTCAACTATTTCGTGCCGGACGGATTTTCGGGCGAAGGCGCCGACCTGCCGCCGATGGCGCTGGTCGACATGCCGGGCTACGGCTACGCCACCGCGCCCAAGGAGAAGGTCGACGAGTGGACCAAACTGGTCTTCGACTATCTCAAGGGCCGGGTGACGCTGAAGCGGGTCTATGTGCTGATCGACGCCCGCCACGGCATCAAGGCCAAGGACGACGAAGTGTTGTCGCTGCTCGACAAGGCGGCGGTGTCCTACCAGATCGTGCTGACCAAGACCGACAAGATCAAGGTCGCCGGCGTGCCGCGGCTGATCGAGGAGACGCTGGCCAAGATCAAGAAGCGCCCGGCGGCGTTTCCGTTCGTCCTGGCGACATCGTCGGAAAAGGGCGAAGGCATGGAGGAATTGCAGGCCGCGATCGTGCTTGCGGCCAATGGCGGCTAGAGCAATTCCAGGAAAAGTGTAAGCGGTTTTCCCGGGAAAAGCGCATAGCGCTTTCCCTTGGGAATTGCGTCAAAACAAAGAGTCAGAGTGGTTCCCCGTTTCCATGAAACGGTGAAACGCTCTAGGCCTTCGCCTCCAGGGCAATCATCTGGTGGCGTTCTTCCTCGAAAAGCCTCTCCGTGCCGTAGGCCTTCAGGAACATGTCGACGCCCGATCTGACGATGTGATCGATTTCTTCCTGGCTCGGAGCCTTGGTGCGGTAGGCGAAGATGCACTGGCGGAAAAGGCCGGCCAGGCACAGTTCGGTGAATTGATAGGCGGCAAGATCGACATCATCGATCTTGAGCATGCCGCGTTCGATGGCGGCATTGAGGAATTCCATGACCTTGTCATGGCCGCGTTTGGGGCCGCGTTCGTAAAACCGCGCGCCCATGTCGGGAATCCTGTCGGAAGCGCCGATCACCGTGCGCTGCGCCTGGATGACCCTGGCCGAGGTGATCTTCATCGACAGCACCTTGCCGAACTTCACCAGCGTCTGGCGCAGATCGTCGGCGCGGTCGAGCATGTCGTACATGTTCTTGAAGATGGTGCCGCGCTCTTCCTCGATCAGCGCTTCGAACAACTCTTCCTTGTTGGCGAAATAGACATAGATCGTGCCCTTGGAGACGCCGGCCTCGCGCGTGATGTCGTTCATCGAGGCGGCTTCAAAGCCCTTCTCGATGAAGACACGGCGGGCGCCGTCGATGATCTGGCTGCGCTTGACCGGATCCTGCCCGGCCGCCGGGCGTCCACGCCGCAAACTGTCCAGCAGGTCGCACTGTTCCTTGTCGAGACTGGCGGCGGCTTCGGCATTGGGTAAGGTTTCGGCCATAGGGTGACACCTCGAAAATAATTCGAACCAACCGGTTCGATTGCCTCTTGATATGGCCCTCTTTTCACGCTATGTCAACGGCCAGATCGAACCGAACGGTTCAGTATCATTACTTTAGAGAGTTGTCATGTCCTCGAACGCGCCCACCACTGCCGAAGTCCGCCCTTTCCCCAATGCCAAGGTCGCTCCGGCGACGGAAGCACCGGAAATTCCCGTCCTGCCGGTGGCATCGCCGCCTGCAGCCGAAGCTCCGGCCAGGAAGAAGCGCTCGGTGCGCTCGTTCCTGCTGCCGATCATCGGCCTTGCCCTGCTGAGCGGCGGCGCCTGGTACGGCTACGACTACTGGACCACCGGCCGTTTCATGATCTCGACCGACGACGCCTATGTCCAGGCCGACATGGCGTTCGTTTCGCCCAAGATCTCCGGCTATGTCGACCAGGTCAAGGTCAGCGAGAACCAGCTGGTCAAGGCTGGCGACCCGCTGCTGACGATCGATGACGGCGACTACAAGATCGCTGTCGCCCAGGCCGAAGCGCAGATCGCCACGCTGGCCAAGACGCTCGACCGCATCGATGCGCAGACCAAGGCCGCGCAGGCTTCCCTGCAGCAGGCCCAGGCGCAGAAGGTCGCCGACCAGGCCGCCGCCGACAATGCCGCCCGCGCCCAGCAGCGCGCCGCGCAACTGGTCAAGACGCATGTCGGCACGCAGGCGCAACTGGACGACGCCC is a genomic window of Mesorhizobium huakuii containing:
- a CDS encoding HlyD family secretion protein, giving the protein MAPAALEAPAKEPRAQPAAVTVAPPAPAKPKRSLTRPVLFALLPVALVVGGYYYVTGGQVMTTDNAYIQAQSLGVSTDVSGTVQEIDVHENQAVKKGDVLFRLRPASFETALAAAQAQLGTVRNQVLTLQASYQQSLAQIEQAEADIPYYEAAFQRQQDLLKTSTASKASFDSAQHDLVAARQKVAVAKSQAQATLAQLGGDADQPVEKNPFYLQAQSGVDDAQRNLGDSVVKAPFDGVVTNVDALQIGKYLPASQPAFSLVSSTDLWIEAEPKETELTYVRPGQTATISVDTYPGAVWHGTVTSISPASSSSFSLLPAQNTTGNWVKVVQRIPMRVTVDDAKGKPPLRGGMSVVVDVETGHARGLPDFVTNLLNRFGQKS
- a CDS encoding CatB-related O-acetyltransferase, translating into MDGPNPDIKHPIPMHTRVGFLKPLVTEPNIEIGDFTYYDDPDGPDKFAQKCVLHHYPFIGDKLIIGKFCAIAEGTRFIMNGANHAMSGFSTYPFNIFGHGWEKGFDPATWSKEVRGDTVVGSDVWIGMEAVILPGVEIGHGAIIAAKSVVTHDVAPYAIVAGNAAKVVKMRFDDRTIRRLLALAWWHWPVDKIGRNLDAIRGANISLLEAAA
- a CDS encoding TetR/AcrR family transcriptional regulator; translation: MAETLPNAEAAASLDKEQCDLLDSLRRGRPAAGQDPVKRSQIIDGARRVFIEKGFEAASMNDITREAGVSKGTIYVYFANKEELFEALIEEERGTIFKNMYDMLDRADDLRQTLVKFGKVLSMKITSARVIQAQRTVIGASDRIPDMGARFYERGPKRGHDKVMEFLNAAIERGMLKIDDVDLAAYQFTELCLAGLFRQCIFAYRTKAPSQEEIDHIVRSGVDMFLKAYGTERLFEEERHQMIALEAKA
- a CDS encoding HlyD family secretion protein codes for the protein MSSNAPTTAEVRPFPNAKVAPATEAPEIPVLPVASPPAAEAPARKKRSVRSFLLPIIGLALLSGGAWYGYDYWTTGRFMISTDDAYVQADMAFVSPKISGYVDQVKVSENQLVKAGDPLLTIDDGDYKIAVAQAEAQIATLAKTLDRIDAQTKAAQASLQQAQAQKVADQAAADNAARAQQRAAQLVKTHVGTQAQLDDAQTALDQANAALVGADAQIAAAQANIGVFEAQRAESASTLASLQLSHDKAARDLSFTVLKAPYDGVVGNRSVEQGDLVSPGQKLAVVVPLDKLYIVANFKETQLARLVPGEKVNISVDAIDGHPIQGTVSSLAPASGAVFSLLPPENATGNFTKVVQRVPVRIDVPADALKTGKLRAGLSVVVNVDSRTAPAATTN
- the yihA gene encoding ribosome biogenesis GTP-binding protein YihA/YsxC; its protein translation is MNALNSTVISTDLFTRGWIFIRGVPAMKFLPPEGPPEIAFAGRSNVGKSSLINALVNQKGLARTSNTPGRTQELNYFVPDGFSGEGADLPPMALVDMPGYGYATAPKEKVDEWTKLVFDYLKGRVTLKRVYVLIDARHGIKAKDDEVLSLLDKAAVSYQIVLTKTDKIKVAGVPRLIEETLAKIKKRPAAFPFVLATSSEKGEGMEELQAAIVLAANGG